The genomic DNA CCCAGAAGACCCATACGCTTATTAGGTTTTCTAAAGCCTCTGGAGGAAGATGGGTCTCTGAGTGCATAGAGACCATGTATGTGATCTTGCAAAATAATGGAAGTATAATAAAACAACCAGtgtgatggttttttttttcttttttttaaagtcaactAAAAAGGGTAATGTGAGATTTTTATTGATTGGTTCATACACAGGGTGATTGACGTCAATAAATAACTGTTTTCAGTGTCAGTgtcctattttattttctgttctgtACTATTGCATTGgcagtttttacatttgaaCAGCAGTGCCAATACAGCCCTCTTCAAAAATTGCATACTTAACATTGCTGGCTTCTTCAGTCTGTTAAAGTGTTGGCATTTAGACATCGGTCACTTTATGTTAATGTTTATCACATAATCTTCATGAAGACTGTAACAGAGAGAGTGAGTTAATCAATCTGTGGGGATATTCAAAAGCCCCACTGAGATAGTGAGATGACAATGTCAAAAGCATGAGAGAGTGTCTTAAGTCAGTAAGCCATGGTCTTGTACATGTCTGTCAGTTAATGTGCCTTCATGCTGTTGCAGCTTTTGCCGTGTTAAAAGTAAAGCACAATTGTTACTCGTGACTTTTATAGGAAAGTGAGCAGGAAGCTCATTCAGATAAAAGTGACAAATTGTTCAGAAGATGTCAGACTAATAAGAGAGGATCACATGTTTGAAAGGGAATTATGTGTCTTCTTTCCAGATCGACATCGAAGTGAATGGAGAGCCTGTAGACCTGCATATGAAGCTTGGTGACAATGGAGAGGCCTTTTTTGTGCAGGCAGCCGAGCAACAGAATGTAAGCCATaagcataattaaaaaaaataaaacaacaaaactactgAAGGCTAATGACACAAAGTTTCATTGAGACATTTTTCCAGATATATAATTTGTTCCTTCTCCTTTTTGTGCAGTcttgttttgagttttaatgTAGCAGCGTCATGAAATATTTCATGttgaataaaagaaatgaaacttCAGACATTTTTTCAAAACCTCTTTCACTTTGCTTTCGTCGACccaacacaacaacagtcttgCCTTTGCTTAACAGCATTCTTGAAGTAGAAATGTAGGGCAGTGTTTGTAGGAAGAAGTGATTACTCCACCATATTGCATAGTTAACCTTTGCTCAGGCTGCTATTGTGACATCTCAGCAGTGACTTCTACCTTATTCTGCAGGACCTGAGTCAATATTGTGTTTCAAACTACGATTAATCCTTGTTTAAACATGTCTTAATCCTCATGTCCTGCTTTCCTATTTCAGCAGATTGTTCCTGCCCATTTGGCCACCTCCCCAATCCCCACCGAGAGTCACCTGTTCTGGATCTCAGAGGTGGAGCACAGGGCACCAAAAGATCTGGAAGATGACCCTGCTGACCCAGAGGACCCTCCTGAACCTCCTGCTCCAAGCACTGTGgccacaaaaaagaagaaaagacggAGAAAGAAGCACAAAGGAGACCCCCGTAGAGAGGAACTGACCCCGCCGTCAGTCACTACTGGTAATGCTGTTGCTGCTAATGCAGCTGCTGCTACCACTGCTGCTATGTCTAGTACTGGGCAAAATGAGGAGATCTTTGAAATGGATCTCAGCTCTGACGAGGAAACTACAGTTCATGTATCAAGGTATGTTTATTCAACGGTTATAGCCAGATTTGTGTGGAGAGATCAGTTAATTATTATGCTTCTTCTGCACTCTGAATTTAGGTCACCTTCAGTGACTACAGTGCGTGACATTGACCCTAAATTACCCGCAGCCAGACACAGCCTTGATGGTTATCCAATGTCTGATGGGGACTGGCCAGCTGGTGATGGGTATGTGCTGACATGAACCGCAAGCCGTTAGCAAAGATAGCACAGATGTGTAAGTAGCACCTGTTTTACTAATACTTGCCATTTCTTTTTACATCCCTGTAGCCATGGCTTGTCTCAGGCATTTTCCCCAAAGAGTGACTCAGAACTGGTGATGAGGCCTTCAGAGAGTTTGCTCAGAGCTGAGTCTCACATGCAGTGGACATGGGGAGAATTTCCAGAAACCACAAGGGTAAGCACTTCTTCCCAGTGGAGTTCAAACCATTGCCAGTTGACTCATCATTACAATAACATTACGTCCAATTTTAAGGTCACCAAGAAGGAGAAATCAGAACCACTGAAAACAGTGACCATCACCCCATCAGAGAGCACCCATTTCCGTGTCATCCTCAGCTCGGAGGCCATGCAGAATGAGACCGAGGTTGAAAAAGGAGATGCCACCTCCTCTTCAGTGTGTAACATTGTCAAGCCCGAGCCACGCACCCCCGTCACCACTGTAAAACCTGTGAGTCCAATATCATCTGTTAGCACCATATCTTCTGTTAGTCCGGAAGCCCCTACAGAACCCCTTGATATCCTGCAATCAAGCATAGCAACCTCCACCGCTTCCAGTAACCAGCAGACAGATTCACCATCAAAGAAGAAAGGTATGTTAGGTGGCTGCAGATTGGTGCTTTTTAAGGCTTGTCTTGGTTATCAGTTTGTAATTTGTAAATATATTGTATGTAGGCGTTCCGAAGAGGAGCCAGCATCAGGGTCCTGAGGATATCTACTTAGATGACTTGAATGTACTTGAACCTGATGTTGCTGCACGATATTTTCCTAAGAGGTATGATGGTTAAAGATCTGCCTAATTACTTGACCTttgtaattataaaataaaatccaaagTGCTCCAAAGCGATTTCTCCTCTGAAGTATCACTGACAGCCTGAAAGACCAGTATCATGACATATTTGTAACccttttctcctccttctctttctttttctccagtGAGACTGAGGCAGCTGCAAAGCACTGGATTGACTCTGAGATGCACTCTGGTTCACAGTCCCCACAGTCGGTGGGTAGTGCTGCAGCTGACAGCGGGACAGAGTGTCTCTCTGACTCAACTAGTGACCTCCCTGATGTTACTCTTTCTCTGTGTGGAGGCCTgacagaaaatgctgaaatatCCAAAGGTACATGAGCATGACACTCACAACAAAATGTATCATAAAGTGAACATTTTTGTCTTAAGCCAGTAAACATTCAGCTAACTTTGTTGCACCTTCTGGATTAGCCACATAAAGTGTCCAGCTACTGTTAGAGGAAGCTGTTCTTAAATACATATTTGTTCAGACGTGTAAATGTCGTACCCAGAAGTACTTTCCCTCTCATCAAATTAACATGTACTTTAACTCTTCAGGAAATGTGTCTTCATCTCTGAATATGATGTCATAACCTtgttaaacagcagaaaaaacgTTAGTCATCCGAGTCAATATACTTCTATCTTATGCTATTtttttgcacctttttttttttttttttagatatgaGAGTCCTGCCATTtctctcattcattcattttaaagataacAACATAATTCTTTAAGgggaaagaagaacaaaaaagcaAGAACATGCTCATTTCCTCTGGACTAATATTATAACAGGATGTccatatttggttaaatgttgtAGTTAATTTGCCCTGCATTTATTGCATTACGAACGATGATCACAGACTACCTCCGCAGTCATTACAAACTGTTAGAGGTCTCTAGGTTATGTTAATCCTTTGGGATTTAGGCTTTAGAAGCTCTCTGGGGTTATCAGAAGAAAAAGTTTCCTGACCTTTATGTCTACTAAGATGTTATTTCTCACCACCACTGACCTTTTCATCAGCTGTCTTTAATTAGTCTTCTTCTCCCCTGTTCATTTCCAGAAAGGTTTATGGAGCATATCATTACCTATCATGAATTTGCTGAAAATCCAGCAATTATAGACAACCCCAACCTGGTAGTAAGGATAGGAAATAGGTATGTAACTGTTTTTACTTCACATTGGAAATGCACTAGAGAAACATTTCAAACGTGTGGTCAGGATTACACATTAGTAATTGTCTTTGTCTTCAGATATTATAACTGGACCCTAGCTGCACCTTTGATTCTAAGCCTTCAAGCATTTCAGAAGAATTTACCAAAGGTAACgtgtgtttaattttttactctttgtactgttcattcattcattgtcAGCTGGCAGCTATCTCATcattaaatgtctttgttttcctttttatggCAGGCTACAGAGGAGGCCTGGGTGAAGGAGAAAATGCCAAAGAAGTCAGGCCGCTGGTGGTTCTGGCGTAAGAGGGCGGATAGCACAATCAAGCAGGTGTGCATGTTTTTAGTACAagtgaacaaaacaaaatttgaGGTGGTATCTGCAGTTAGTTTCTGTTCCCTCTTCATGGGTGGTGTTCTGTTTTTATatagatatttttttaacttggcTAATTGgggattttatttttctgcctACTTCGTCCAGTCGGAGACTAAGCTCGAAACTAAGGAGGAACCACATTCGGGAGAGGAAGGACCCTCCACATCTCAGGAGAAGCTGGCCTTAACGTATGTGATACCAGAAAATCAAAAACTATATTATTATACATAGGGAGGAGCTTATATTTTGGTTTAATGagaaagattaataataatgtaactaagataacatttaatttatttatacatcaaaGGATGTTCAGGTCGAATCTTTCTGAAACATGTTTTTCCACTTGTCTGTGATAATTGACTACCATATCTGTTGTTACTGCACTGTAGGCCTAAAGCAAGAGACTCATCCAGTGATGAAGAGGCCAAGGAGGTGAGCGCAGCATCCTGTCAAGAGAGACTGCAGCCAGTGGATGGTCAGCACCATCCCagcccacacacatacagaaagtCACTACGGCTTTCCTCTGATCAGATTGTAAGTTCATTTTACACCTTTTCCTTTCTCTGGATTTGTTATAAATgtcataaaatattatttaatgtCAAATATAAAAGTGTCTGATTTTCAGAAGATAAGCTTATTTTTTTGCTGAGTTCTTAATGAGATTTGTGTCTCAAGTGTTTTTATTTGGCAGTTTtgtgctccctctgctggctaACTATGAACTGCAACTAGTGTTTGCTCTATTTGTAGTCTGTAGGGGGCTCTAAAGACCTGTAGATGGTCATTGTACTGTGGCAAGAAAATGATGCTAGAGAGTAATGCGTGTGctgttgaaatatatatatgaaattcatatataatttttttttgtgtgtgtttccaggcTAGTCTGAAACTCAAGGAGGGGCCAAATGATGTGACATTTAGCATCACCACTCAATACCAAGGCACATGCCGCTGTGAGGGTACAATCTACTTGTGGAACTGGGACGACAAAGTCATTATCTCTGACATTGATGGCACCATCACAAAGTATGGCCTTCCAGCCACTCAGAAAATCATATTACAGAACACAGTTGTAATAGCAAGCTAGCTGCTATGTTGATTATGGACAGTAATAGACAGGGCAGTAAATCAGTCAGTTATTGTAGCATCCAATTACATTTTCCTGTACATATACAGTAATAAGAAAACATTATTAGAAGGAATTTCCCTTGGGTGCTCTACCTTAGTTGCATCCTTTAACgacaattaaaaataatgcgtacaaatattgattttaacaTATAGGTGGGAAGCAATCAGTGAAGCGACATTTAGATAGATCTTTTGT from Pelmatolapia mariae isolate MD_Pm_ZW linkage group LG18, Pm_UMD_F_2, whole genome shotgun sequence includes the following:
- the lpin2 gene encoding phosphatidate phosphatase LPIN2 isoform X3, which codes for MNYVGQLAGQVLVTVKELYKGINQATLSGCIDVVVVRQRDGTYQCSPFHVRFGKLGVLRSKEKVIDIEVNGEPVDLHMKLGDNGEAFFVQAAEQQNQIVPAHLATSPIPTESHLFWISEVEHRAPKDLEDDPADPEDPPEPPAPSTVATKKKKRRRKKHKGDPRREELTPPSVTTGNAVAANAAAATTAAMSSTGQNEEIFEMDLSSDEETTVHVSRSPSVTTVRDIDPKLPAARHSLDGYPMSDGDWPAGDGHGLSQAFSPKSDSELVMRPSESLLRAESHMQWTWGEFPETTRVTKKEKSEPLKTVTITPSESTHFRVILSSEAMQNETEVEKGDATSSSVCNIVKPEPRTPVTTVKPVSPISSVSTISSVSPEAPTEPLDILQSSIATSTASSNQQTDSPSKKKGVPKRSQHQGPEDIYLDDLNVLEPDVAARYFPKSETEAAAKHWIDSEMHSGSQSPQSVGSAAADSGTECLSDSTSDLPDVTLSLCGGLTENAEISKERFMEHIITYHEFAENPAIIDNPNLVVRIGNRYYNWTLAAPLILSLQAFQKNLPKATEEAWVKEKMPKKSGRWWFWRKRADSTIKQSETKLETKEEPHSGEEGPSTSQEKLALTPKARDSSSDEEAKEVSAASCQERLQPVDGQHHPSPHTYRKSLRLSSDQIASLKLKEGPNDVTFSITTQYQGTCRCEGTIYLWNWDDKVIISDIDGTITKSDVFGQILPQLGKDWTHQGIAKLYHSVAENGYKFLYCSARAIGMADMTRGYLQWVNDGGTILPRGPLMLSPSSLFSAFHREVIEKKPEIFKIECLTDIKNLFQHNKQPFYAAFGNRANDVFAYKEVGVPVCRIFTVNPKGELIQEQTKGNKSSYGRLSELVEHVFPLLSKEQNEAFVMPEYSSFCYWRQPIPEINPDELL
- the lpin2 gene encoding phosphatidate phosphatase LPIN2 isoform X1 — protein: MVMKRQRSWGNRELLGSNTEDNTDNSEQDEPSSQRSSWFLADTMNYVGQLAGQVLVTVKELYKGINQATLSGCIDVVVVRQRDGTYQCSPFHVRFGKLGVLRSKEKVIDIEVNGEPVDLHMKLGDNGEAFFVQAAEQQNQIVPAHLATSPIPTESHLFWISEVEHRAPKDLEDDPADPEDPPEPPAPSTVATKKKKRRRKKHKGDPRREELTPPSVTTGNAVAANAAAATTAAMSSTGQNEEIFEMDLSSDEETTVHVSRSPSVTTVRDIDPKLPAARHSLDGYPMSDGDWPAGDGHGLSQAFSPKSDSELVMRPSESLLRAESHMQWTWGEFPETTRVTKKEKSEPLKTVTITPSESTHFRVILSSEAMQNETEVEKGDATSSSVCNIVKPEPRTPVTTVKPVSPISSVSTISSVSPEAPTEPLDILQSSIATSTASSNQQTDSPSKKKGVPKRSQHQGPEDIYLDDLNVLEPDVAARYFPKSETEAAAKHWIDSEMHSGSQSPQSVGSAAADSGTECLSDSTSDLPDVTLSLCGGLTENAEISKERFMEHIITYHEFAENPAIIDNPNLVVRIGNRYYNWTLAAPLILSLQAFQKNLPKATEEAWVKEKMPKKSGRWWFWRKRADSTIKQSETKLETKEEPHSGEEGPSTSQEKLALTPKARDSSSDEEAKEVSAASCQERLQPVDGQHHPSPHTYRKSLRLSSDQIASLKLKEGPNDVTFSITTQYQGTCRCEGTIYLWNWDDKVIISDIDGTITKSDVFGQILPQLGKDWTHQGIAKLYHSVAENGYKFLYCSARAIGMADMTRGYLQWVNDGGTILPRGPLMLSPSSLFSAFHREVIEKKPEIFKIECLTDIKNLFQHNKQPFYAAFGNRANDVFAYKEVGVPVCRIFTVNPKGELIQEQTKGNKSSYGRLSELVEHVFPLLSKEQNEAFVMPEYSSFCYWRQPIPEINPDELL
- the lpin2 gene encoding phosphatidate phosphatase LPIN2 isoform X2; this encodes MVMKRQRSWGNRELLGSNTEDNTDNSEQDEPSSQRSSWFLADTMNYVGQLAGQVLVTVKELYKGINQATLSGCIDVVVVRQRDGTYQCSPFHVRFGKLGVLRSKEKVIDIEVNGEPVDLHMKLGDNGEAFFVQAAEQQNIVPAHLATSPIPTESHLFWISEVEHRAPKDLEDDPADPEDPPEPPAPSTVATKKKKRRRKKHKGDPRREELTPPSVTTGNAVAANAAAATTAAMSSTGQNEEIFEMDLSSDEETTVHVSRSPSVTTVRDIDPKLPAARHSLDGYPMSDGDWPAGDGHGLSQAFSPKSDSELVMRPSESLLRAESHMQWTWGEFPETTRVTKKEKSEPLKTVTITPSESTHFRVILSSEAMQNETEVEKGDATSSSVCNIVKPEPRTPVTTVKPVSPISSVSTISSVSPEAPTEPLDILQSSIATSTASSNQQTDSPSKKKGVPKRSQHQGPEDIYLDDLNVLEPDVAARYFPKSETEAAAKHWIDSEMHSGSQSPQSVGSAAADSGTECLSDSTSDLPDVTLSLCGGLTENAEISKERFMEHIITYHEFAENPAIIDNPNLVVRIGNRYYNWTLAAPLILSLQAFQKNLPKATEEAWVKEKMPKKSGRWWFWRKRADSTIKQSETKLETKEEPHSGEEGPSTSQEKLALTPKARDSSSDEEAKEVSAASCQERLQPVDGQHHPSPHTYRKSLRLSSDQIASLKLKEGPNDVTFSITTQYQGTCRCEGTIYLWNWDDKVIISDIDGTITKSDVFGQILPQLGKDWTHQGIAKLYHSVAENGYKFLYCSARAIGMADMTRGYLQWVNDGGTILPRGPLMLSPSSLFSAFHREVIEKKPEIFKIECLTDIKNLFQHNKQPFYAAFGNRANDVFAYKEVGVPVCRIFTVNPKGELIQEQTKGNKSSYGRLSELVEHVFPLLSKEQNEAFVMPEYSSFCYWRQPIPEINPDELL